CATCCCGCTCCTGGCGCTGCAGACCCTGGTAATACTCGAGGGTCCTGGCATCGGGGTCCAGTACCACCACACCCTTGCCCCCGTCGACGATGAGCACATCGTCCTCGCGCACATAGCGGCGCGCCTGGTGCAAGGCCACGATACCCGGGATCCCGAGGCTGCGCGCCAGGATCGCGGTGTGCGAGGTGGCCCCGCCGTACTCGGTCACGAAGGCCGCGATCCCCTGGTGTTGCATGACCACGGTGTCGGCCGGGGTCAGGTCGTCGGCAACGATGATGTATCCGGCGAGCCGGCTGTCGGGGACCTCGTGGCGCAGGGCCCCGTGATTCTGGAGGATACGCTGGATGCGGTGGACCACGTGGTCCACGTCGTCCTTGCGGGTGCGGAGATAGGGGTCGTCCATCTCCTCGAATACCGCGACCAGGGCGTCGCGCTGCAACCGCAACGCCCACTCGGCGTTGCAACGCCGCTCGCGGATGAGGCGCGCCGGCTCCTGGCTCAACGCCGCGTCTTCCAGCATCAAGACGTGGGTATCGATGAAGGCCGCGATGTCGGTGGCCGTGCCCCGAGGGATGTGCCCGCGGATGGCGCGCAGTTGCTGGCGCGCCAGGACCGTGGCCTCGTCGAGGCGCCGCACCTCGTCTTCCACGAACTCCCGCGCGACGCAGTACTCGCTGATCTCGAGCTGGTCCCGGATGAGGATATGCGCCTTACCGATGGCGATCCCCCTGGCGACCCCGATCCCGTGCAGCGCGATGCTCATTCGGCCTCCCCGAAGCGATCGCAGATCAGGGCCTCGAGTCGTCGAACGGCCTCGTGCTCGTCGCTGCCGCTCGCAGAGATGGCGATCTCGCTACCCCGGTGGGCGGCCAGCATCATGACGCCCATGATGCTCTTGCCGTTGACCTCGCGCCCGTCCCGCGCCACGGTGATCTGACACTCGAAGCTTGCGGCCAGCTGCACGAAACGCGCGGCCGCCCGGGCGTGCAGGCCGAGCTTATTGACGATGACCACCCGACGCTCCTCCATGTCCCTCAGCACGCCACCTGGAACACCCCGTCACGTCCGGCACTCAGCGCCTTGGCCATCAGGCCCTCCAGGCCCATACCCGGATAGTTGAATACGCGGATCAGCATCGGCAGGTTGAGACCGGCGACCAGCCGCCGGTCCTGGCGGGAGTCTACGAGGCGCTCCGCTATATTGCTGGGCGTCGCACCGTAGAGATCGGTCAGGACCAGGACCCCATCGCCGTCGTCCAGGGCAGCGCACAGCCCCGTGGCACGCCGATAGAGGTCCTCGGGGTCACACTCGGCCCCCGCGCCGAGGACCTTGGTCCTGAGCGGGCAACGGCCGAGCGCCTGGCGGGCGCTGTCGAGGAGCACGGCGCCCAGGCGATCGTGAGTGACGATCAGGAGGCCGACGCTCACTATATATCCCTCACATGTCTCGATAGGTGACGAGCAGGGCGCGGCCGGTGCTCCCGAGGCGTTCGGCCAGCCGCTCCGCGACATACACCGAGCGGTGGCGTCCGCCCGTGCAACCGATGGCGATGGTGAGATAGGCGCGGCTCTCGGCCTCGAAGCTCGGCAACCAGCGCTCCAGGAAGGCCCCGATCTGCTCCGTCATCGCCCGCACCTCTGGTGCCCCCTCCAGATAGGCGACGACCTCGGGGTCCTGTCCGCAGAGGTCGCGCAACCGTATCTCCCAGTACGGATTCGGCAGGCAGCGCACGTCGAACACGAAGTCCGCGTCGGCCGGTACCCCGTGTTTGTAGCCGAACGCGATGAACTGCAACGACAGGGTCCCGACCGGACGGAGCGCGATGCGCTCTCGCACCCGATCGCGCAGTTGGTGCACGGAGCTGTGACTGGTGTCGATGCGCAGATCGGCACGTTCCGACAGGGCCCCGAGCAGGCGGCGTTCTTCCTGGATCGCCAAGGCCAGCGACAGGTCCTGCCCCGAGAGCGGATGGCGGCGGCGCGTCTCGCTGAAACGGCGGATCAGGGTCTGGTCATCGGCCTCGACGAACACCAGATCGGCCACCGCCCCGCGCCTCATCTCCACCAGGCGCTCGGGAAATTCCGCCAAGGAATCGGCCGGGTTACGGGCATCGATCCCGATCGCCATGTGCCGGTATTGCGGCTGGTCGACCTCGGCGATGTGGCGCAGGAACGCCGGCAGGAAGCCGATGGGGAGATTATCGATGGTGTAATAACGCAGATCCTCGAGGGCGTTCAGCACCACCGTCTTGCCGGCCCCCGAGAGGCCGGTCACGATGACCAGCCGAGGTACCGAGAGGCCCATTCAGGACGCCGCCCGGTCGGTCTCACGCTCCAGCATCGCGCGCTGGCGCTGCATGAAATCGTCGGCCGAGTTGTAGCCGCTCATGCGCAGGATATGGTTGCGCGCGGCGCATTCGACGAGCACCGCCAGATTGCGCCCGGGCGCCACCGGCAACAGGATGTCGGGGATATCCAGCCCCAACACCCGGCGCGTCCGATAAGTCCCCCCGAGCCGCTCGATGTCCACGAGGCCGGGCCGATCCAGGCGCTCCAGACGGATGATCAGACGGAGGTATTTATTGCTCCTCAAGGCCCCCGCGCCGAACAGCTCGCGGATGTTCAGGATCCCGAGACCGCGCACCTCCAGGAAGTCCTGCAGGGCCTTGGGGCAGGTGCCGTTCACGATATCCGGGGCGATGCGCGAGAACTCCGGCGCGTCGTCGGCGATCAGGCGATGGCCGCGGGTGATCAACTCCATTGCCAGCTCGCTTTTCCCGACCCCGCTCTCGCCGGTCAGGAGCACCCCTATCGACATGACCTCCATGTACACCCCGTGCAGGGTCGCGGCCTCGGCCAGGAG
The Pseudomonadota bacterium DNA segment above includes these coding regions:
- a CDS encoding HPr family phosphocarrier protein, with the translated sequence MEERRVVIVNKLGLHARAAARFVQLAASFECQITVARDGREVNGKSIMGVMMLAAHRGSEIAISASGSDEHEAVRRLEALICDRFGEAE
- the rapZ gene encoding RNase adapter RapZ; translated protein: MGLSVPRLVIVTGLSGAGKTVVLNALEDLRYYTIDNLPIGFLPAFLRHIAEVDQPQYRHMAIGIDARNPADSLAEFPERLVEMRRGAVADLVFVEADDQTLIRRFSETRRRHPLSGQDLSLALAIQEERRLLGALSERADLRIDTSHSSVHQLRDRVRERIALRPVGTLSLQFIAFGYKHGVPADADFVFDVRCLPNPYWEIRLRDLCGQDPEVVAYLEGAPEVRAMTEQIGAFLERWLPSFEAESRAYLTIAIGCTGGRHRSVYVAERLAERLGSTGRALLVTYRDM
- a CDS encoding PTS fructose transporter subunit IIA, coding for MSVGLLIVTHDRLGAVLLDSARQALGRCPLRTKVLGAGAECDPEDLYRRATGLCAALDDGDGVLVLTDLYGATPSNIAERLVDSRQDRRLVAGLNLPMLIRVFNYPGMGLEGLMAKALSAGRDGVFQVAC
- the hprK gene encoding HPr(Ser) kinase/phosphatase; its protein translation is MMATVAIDELFAIHAERLQLAWVAGRAGATRKIVAGLVHADGRKVIGDDITTIETRRGMAPRGSPKKSLVGHLNLIHPNEIQVLGDSEIQYLTGLRDISREDALRQLLSHEPRCVIVAEGQDIPEPLRAACEGSATPLLASPLPSNKLADDLHYYLSNLLAEAATLHGVYMEVMSIGVLLTGESGVGKSELAMELITRGHRLIADDAPEFSRIAPDIVNGTCPKALQDFLEVRGLGILNIRELFGAGALRSNKYLRLIIRLERLDRPGLVDIERLGGTYRTRRVLGLDIPDILLPVAPGRNLAVLVECAARNHILRMSGYNSADDFMQRQRAMLERETDRAAS